A stretch of Methanobrevibacter sp. YE315 DNA encodes these proteins:
- a CDS encoding DUF1611 domain-containing protein produces the protein MYSVNSVKEIQELNPFIVVGCGGGGEKFSNLEGIETVGFIDDDERKQGKEFCGKMVSDSLENCLKMATDAKSLVIMLPIGAEGAALKYAVQAIDAGLNVITSFRSLSVSENLSLQKFADARNVVIKEIGPRLDVVEKIAGVAPEKSCEVLPKISYKPKAPVIFVGGTSQECGKRTTTKMLGLASAERGMKPAIISTDEMGLEEPTDFNFRAGSLSAMDVPAAVLSAIKYIEDTKQPDIIFIEGQSSLTEKGNPHPRGLSAAILIGAAPDAVIVGHRPNHPYREPRGITEEIKAIEAVEPTKVVGLSINLKNAELDLCPEFFESKYHLPAEDVYNNGASKLLDAILNYLEE, from the coding sequence TTGTATTCAGTAAATTCAGTTAAAGAGATTCAAGAATTAAATCCGTTCATCGTAGTAGGTTGTGGGGGCGGAGGAGAAAAATTCTCCAATCTTGAAGGTATTGAGACAGTAGGATTCATAGATGATGATGAAAGAAAACAGGGTAAAGAGTTTTGCGGCAAAATGGTATCAGATAGCCTAGAAAACTGTTTGAAAATGGCAACTGATGCAAAGTCATTGGTCATAATGTTGCCTATAGGTGCAGAAGGCGCAGCTCTAAAATATGCGGTTCAGGCTATTGATGCAGGATTGAATGTAATTACCTCATTCAGGTCATTATCTGTCAGTGAAAACCTGTCTTTGCAGAAATTTGCTGATGCAAGAAATGTAGTTATTAAGGAAATCGGTCCTAGATTAGATGTCGTTGAAAAGATTGCAGGCGTCGCACCTGAAAAGTCATGTGAAGTTTTGCCGAAAATTTCATACAAACCTAAAGCACCTGTAATTTTCGTTGGAGGAACCTCTCAAGAATGCGGTAAAAGGACTACAACAAAAATGCTCGGTTTGGCAAGTGCAGAAAGAGGCATGAAACCGGCAATCATATCCACTGATGAGATGGGACTTGAAGAACCTACTGATTTTAACTTTAGAGCAGGAAGCTTGTCTGCTATGGATGTACCTGCAGCAGTGCTTTCAGCAATCAAATACATTGAAGATACAAAACAACCAGACATTATTTTTATTGAAGGACAATCCAGCCTGACTGAAAAAGGAAACCCACACCCTAGAGGTTTGTCTGCAGCTATTTTAATCGGTGCTGCTCCTGATGCAGTAATTGTAGGACACAGACCAAATCACCCATATAGAGAACCAAGAGGAATTACTGAAGAAATCAAAGCTATTGAAGCTGTTGAACCTACCAAAGTTGTCGGTTTATCAATCAACCTCAAAAACGCTGAATTAGACTTATGTCCTGAATTCTTTGAATCCAAGTATCACTTGCCTGCAGAGGATGTTTACAATAATGGAGCTTCTAAATTGTTAGATGCTATCCTTAATTATTTAGAGGAGTAA
- a CDS encoding cell division protein SepF translates to MSFTDTLKRSLGFEGTEDGEKNNNEGFNLNEFINNFTKSFNNGSQQQNDGQEQNSWSNSQEASQAGSAPFYDDFEDYVITPEQSFYEVILIRPKTIDDINYVVDQIIEEKNPVILDLSFLEKESPANFKLAGDKIKQMRARYGAQALLLARSEDKELIILSPKKVKLVNKG, encoded by the coding sequence ATGAGCTTTACTGATACATTAAAAAGAAGCTTAGGCTTTGAAGGAACTGAAGATGGTGAAAAAAATAATAATGAAGGTTTTAATTTAAATGAATTCATTAACAATTTCACAAAATCTTTCAATAATGGTTCCCAACAGCAAAATGATGGTCAAGAACAAAATTCCTGGTCTAATTCACAGGAAGCTTCTCAAGCAGGTTCTGCTCCGTTTTATGATGATTTTGAAGATTATGTGATTACTCCCGAACAGTCTTTCTATGAAGTCATTCTTATCAGACCAAAAACCATTGATGATATCAATTATGTGGTCGATCAGATAATCGAAGAAAAAAATCCTGTAATATTGGATTTATCATTTTTGGAAAAGGAAAGTCCTGCCAATTTCAAATTGGCTGGTGACAAGATTAAACAAATGAGAGCAAGATATGGTGCTCAGGCATTATTGCTTGCACGCTCTGAAGATAAGGAATTAATTATTCTTTCTCCTAAGAAAGTAAAATTAGTCAATAAAGGATAA
- a CDS encoding TDT family transporter produces MNLIRKLPIPIAGLILALLSLGNLLQDIHPYLRYLFGTIGVLLIILIILKVILYPQDIKEDFKNPVIVSSSGTFSMSLMLLSTYLIEFMPSIAYTIWIIGVSLHIMLMIYFTYHFIIHDFDISMVYPSYWIVFVGITMAAITAQVHGLKEIGFIFFMIGFMAMLITLPLVIYRYLRYPDVPDMNKPLICIFTALISILIVGYLNSTPQISTEFLTVLYSIACVFYIFAFYKFIDYRNLDFYPSFSAFTFPFVISALATKGILKTVGSNSLIGNVLSLETAIATLIVIYVLVRYANFLKNSEKSRD; encoded by the coding sequence ATGAATCTGATTAGAAAACTCCCTATTCCAATAGCAGGACTGATACTTGCGTTATTGTCATTAGGCAATCTTTTGCAGGACATTCATCCGTATTTAAGATATTTATTTGGAACTATTGGAGTTTTACTTATTATTTTAATTATCCTAAAAGTGATTCTGTATCCTCAAGACATTAAGGAAGACTTCAAAAATCCTGTTATAGTAAGCAGTTCCGGTACTTTTTCGATGAGTTTGATGCTTTTATCTACATACCTTATAGAATTTATGCCAAGTATTGCATATACCATATGGATAATTGGAGTAAGCTTGCATATTATGCTAATGATTTACTTTACCTATCATTTCATCATACATGATTTTGATATTTCGATGGTTTATCCAAGCTACTGGATAGTCTTTGTTGGAATCACCATGGCCGCAATTACTGCACAGGTTCATGGACTCAAAGAAATCGGATTCATATTCTTCATGATTGGATTTATGGCAATGCTTATAACCCTGCCATTAGTAATCTATAGATACCTCAGATATCCAGACGTTCCGGACATGAACAAACCATTAATCTGTATTTTTACCGCATTGATAAGCATATTGATAGTCGGATATTTGAATTCAACACCACAGATATCAACTGAATTTTTAACAGTTTTATATTCAATCGCCTGCGTGTTCTACATATTTGCATTCTATAAGTTCATCGATTATAGGAATCTGGACTTTTATCCAAGCTTTTCAGCATTTACATTTCCATTTGTAATAAGCGCTCTTGCAACAAAGGGCATTTTAAAAACAGTCGGTTCAAATAGCTTAATAGGAAATGTTTTGAGCTTAGAAACAGCAATTGCTACGCTAATTGTGATTTATGTCTTAGTCAGATATGCAAATTTCTTAAAAAATAGTGAAAAAAGTAGAGATTAA
- a CDS encoding 3H domain-containing protein — protein sequence MRKPYVILIGSASGIGKSTISAEIAKKLNIKHLIESDFIRAVVRGIIGKEYAPALHSSSYDAYKHIRNKDRYESYDELVSAGFDDHASYVIPALEKIIQRAITDFDDIVIEGVHLVPGLIDTEQFEDEANIYFFVLSSDEESHKERFVKRAVEIHRGGKQLDFFKENRIIHDHLLERAKAHNVNVIKTTSIESTLDKILAVINKSCTTVKLTNSIDELEDVIDIIISKNNATLERITYNIKGFKEPLIRNISISDIDSANKFIKDLNENKDKKEYLTQLYELSEYRKTTICASNQEKLDKIISELQEKGYVLNE from the coding sequence ATGAGAAAACCTTATGTTATACTTATCGGAAGTGCATCAGGAATAGGAAAATCAACAATATCTGCAGAAATTGCAAAAAAACTGAATATAAAACATTTAATTGAAAGTGACTTTATCAGAGCAGTTGTTCGTGGAATTATTGGTAAAGAGTATGCTCCCGCACTCCACAGCTCATCTTATGATGCCTATAAGCATATAAGAAACAAGGACAGATATGAAAGCTATGACGAACTTGTTTCAGCAGGATTTGATGATCATGCATCCTATGTAATCCCGGCATTGGAAAAGATTATCCAAAGGGCAATCACTGATTTTGACGATATTGTTATTGAAGGAGTCCATTTGGTGCCAGGGTTAATAGATACCGAGCAGTTTGAAGATGAAGCAAACATTTACTTTTTCGTTTTAAGTTCTGATGAGGAATCACACAAGGAAAGATTCGTAAAAAGAGCAGTTGAAATCCATAGGGGTGGTAAACAGCTGGATTTCTTTAAAGAAAACAGAATCATCCATGATCATCTATTGGAAAGAGCCAAAGCCCATAACGTGAATGTCATCAAAACCACATCAATTGAATCAACTTTAGATAAGATTTTGGCAGTGATCAATAAATCATGCACTACCGTTAAACTGACTAACTCAATTGATGAACTGGAGGATGTCATCGACATCATAATCAGCAAAAACAACGCTACACTTGAAAGAATCACCTATAACATCAAAGGGTTTAAAGAACCTTTAATCAGAAATATCAGCATATCAGACATTGACTCCGCCAATAAGTTTATAAAAGACCTTAATGAAAATAAGGATAAAAAAGAATACTTAACGCAATTATATGAACTGTCAGAGTATAGAAAAACAACAATCTGTGCTTCAAACCAGGAAAAGTTAGATAAAATAATTAGTGAATTACAAGAAAAAGGATATGTTTTAAATGAATGA
- a CDS encoding DUF11 domain-containing protein, translated as MLENIQKIVISKPFLISIIIISIMFTSLGVNMGEAYAFDLNDDVETGLELNIGDKLENSHEIETLQENTYSLNGGTFRDIQDVVNSASNGDTIELSGKYVASDENDSVIINKKLIFTSADKATLDAKNLTNIFKIYAGGAQSEFINLKFINGYTDDKGGAIRINAKNITLNNCVFENNHAEGGSGAVYTSYLPQVAEGLTVKNCNFTKNTAGTSAGALGAFGQHFKIINCVFDSNSVYNDLACYGGAIQIGLDTNVSYGIVVNSTFINNKAQSSKSISHGGAGCVRNGSSYYNCIFINNSADFGGALTYHASGNLNNCTLINNTARDYGGAVAIWLNHDYMDLNITNSRFIGNKAPLGGAVKLDGFNIKIVNSTFEDNFASKYGGAVNIEAYDVKILNSTFRKNIANVDGGAVYIKGNDTTVKNSLFVSNEAIPDVKKLNDGLGGAIYINSTKALAQNNVFKLNTARNGSALYFDKHGVEFKLINNTLYQNQAWVYALPIQAQDIYYGDSERIKSVIYGGNNIADYDNLAVSNAIYNAADHDKIEIDGEHPVSGATNSGKLYQDDREYNIEIIMTVKHEDGTVVYNKALNSSYLGQVSLNLDNLKPGKYYVTAKHNEDNYYKGITNATTFNVIPKTDLRIIKLCNKDRITYGDVVIWTLEVTNDGPNNATGVKVYDVLPEGLVWQKDNTNGKYNPETGVLDIGSLNAGEMVAFKITTLVNKTGKINNKVNVSGNEFDTNIENNYDQYQINVPNAIDLEVVKKANKSNPNFGDLVTWSIVVLNNGPDIAHDVEVRDMLAKSLIFVNATGNYDVKTGTWLIKSLGVGKSVKMTLVCRVNKTGVIKNSANVSANEYDWNLSNNFDEKAINVAPASDLRVTKLVNDSNPNFGDLVTWSVVVLNNGPDVAHNIKVADILPESLVFVNASGYYNVKTNSWLIYSLGVGKSAKLTLLCRVNKTGEIRNAVNVSANEYDWDLSNNFDDEVIDVAPASDLEVVKSINKSNPNFGDLVTWGVVVLNNGPDVAHDIHVQDMLPESLIFVNATGHYDVKTSSWLINSLGVGKSVRLTLVCRINRTGEIRNAVNVSANEYDWDLSNNFDDEVIDVAPASDLRVTKLVNDSNPNFGDLVTWSVVVLNNGPDIAHDIQVIDMLPKSLIFVNASGHYNVKSSSWIIKSLGVGKSVRLTLVCRVNKTGEITNMVNATAKEFDPDMTNNHDKNQIKVPRTVDLNVIKKANVTNPNYLDLVNWTIEVSNFGPDAAHDIKVIDELPDSLTFVDASSNYDKETGIWNIKSLGVNETIKLYIVCRVNATGEIINGVNVTSRERDYNESDNFDEKTIDVAPACDLAIVKMVNDSNPNYHDLVTWTIEVSNSGPDIAHDIEVVELLPESLIWISDDSLGKYNPNNGIWNIHSLNRGESVRLNLISFVNCTGNITNIVSVTSKEYDYNPENNNDSNIIRVNKSGDLSIVKNVNASGANYDDLIRWILTVSNKGPDKVTDIIVEDVLPEGLVLVDYDASKGFYDEGLWNLCCLEKGEIQTLEIICRVNITGNITNIAKISGKEYDSNLTNNVDNETVEIPFAADIQVIKQVDNKSPFFGDVVVWMIKVENKGPDTATNIQIFDELPESLIFMDYQSTNGVYRNGIWNIDHLNTGNSEYLNISCRVNELGVIINDATATANEYDTDMSNNHDDAFIDAFPVSDLSIQKIANVSDANYGDFVRWTLIVSNEGFNDATGVFVEDILPNSLEYVEAYGDGEYGDGVWYIGDVEVGESKKLNIVSKIIKTGSIVNSAIVYGNQKDPDLSNNEAEESIYIPPAADLSISKTVSKSEYNVGDLIEFSIRLINNGPDRALNVKVKEIFDDFLHLKSFKASKGSFDKMSSEWNIDELESGSEENLLIVFEAIKEGEFENIASVISDTFDFDRNNNEDGAFVKIVENITNGTDKTLSIEDDLLKSRNIDSPLSNLQKHPTSNPILLLVGSLLISMMFVGGNIFKKR; from the coding sequence ATGTTGGAAAATATTCAAAAGATAGTTATTAGCAAACCTTTCCTAATTTCAATAATTATCATTTCAATCATGTTTACTTCTTTAGGAGTAAATATGGGAGAAGCTTATGCTTTTGATTTGAATGATGATGTTGAAACTGGTTTGGAATTAAATATTGGAGATAAATTGGAAAATTCTCACGAAATCGAAACGTTACAGGAAAATACATATTCATTGAATGGAGGTACTTTTAGAGATATTCAGGATGTGGTCAACAGTGCAAGCAATGGAGATACAATAGAATTAAGTGGAAAGTATGTCGCTAGTGATGAAAATGACAGTGTAATAATCAATAAGAAGTTAATATTCACATCTGCCGATAAAGCGACATTGGATGCGAAAAATTTGACAAACATTTTTAAGATTTATGCAGGAGGTGCACAATCAGAATTTATTAATCTAAAATTTATAAACGGATATACGGACGATAAAGGAGGTGCTATTAGGATAAATGCAAAAAACATCACGCTAAACAATTGCGTTTTTGAAAATAACCATGCTGAAGGAGGATCTGGTGCAGTATACACTTCCTACCTTCCCCAAGTCGCTGAAGGCTTGACGGTAAAAAACTGCAATTTCACAAAAAATACTGCAGGCACTTCAGCAGGTGCTCTGGGAGCGTTTGGACAGCATTTCAAAATCATAAACTGTGTATTTGATTCAAACAGCGTTTACAATGACCTGGCATGTTATGGTGGAGCAATACAGATAGGTTTGGATACAAATGTTTCTTATGGTATTGTCGTTAATTCAACATTCATCAATAATAAGGCTCAATCATCAAAAAGCATTTCACATGGAGGGGCAGGATGCGTAAGAAATGGATCATCATACTACAATTGTATATTCATCAATAACAGTGCAGATTTTGGAGGTGCATTGACATATCATGCATCAGGAAATCTGAATAACTGTACTTTAATCAATAACACAGCAAGGGACTATGGTGGTGCGGTTGCAATCTGGTTGAATCATGATTATATGGATTTAAACATTACAAACTCCAGATTCATTGGAAATAAAGCCCCATTGGGAGGTGCGGTCAAACTCGATGGATTCAATATAAAAATTGTAAATTCAACTTTTGAGGATAATTTTGCATCCAAGTATGGTGGTGCCGTAAATATTGAAGCGTATGACGTTAAAATATTAAATTCAACTTTCAGGAAAAATATCGCAAATGTCGATGGTGGTGCAGTCTACATTAAAGGAAATGACACAACCGTCAAAAATTCCTTATTTGTATCTAATGAAGCGATACCAGACGTTAAAAAGTTAAATGATGGATTGGGTGGTGCAATCTACATAAACAGTACAAAGGCGTTAGCCCAAAATAATGTTTTTAAACTGAATACTGCAAGAAATGGCAGTGCCCTTTATTTTGATAAGCATGGCGTTGAATTCAAACTGATCAACAATACATTGTATCAGAATCAGGCATGGGTTTATGCATTGCCGATTCAGGCTCAAGACATTTATTATGGGGATAGTGAAAGGATAAAATCAGTAATCTACGGTGGAAACAACATTGCGGATTATGACAATCTGGCAGTTTCAAATGCAATTTACAACGCTGCAGATCATGATAAAATAGAAATTGATGGTGAACATCCTGTATCCGGAGCTACCAACAGCGGTAAACTTTACCAGGATGATCGTGAATACAATATAGAAATTATAATGACTGTTAAACATGAAGATGGAACTGTGGTATATAATAAAGCTTTAAACTCCAGCTATTTGGGTCAGGTTTCACTAAATCTGGACAATTTAAAGCCGGGAAAATATTATGTCACTGCAAAGCACAATGAAGACAATTACTATAAGGGAATAACCAATGCCACAACATTCAATGTCATTCCAAAAACAGACCTCAGAATCATAAAACTGTGCAATAAGGACAGAATAACCTATGGTGATGTGGTCATATGGACACTTGAGGTGACTAATGATGGGCCGAACAATGCAACTGGTGTTAAAGTTTACGATGTGTTGCCTGAAGGATTGGTTTGGCAAAAAGATAATACAAACGGAAAATACAATCCTGAGACTGGTGTTTTAGACATAGGTTCATTGAATGCGGGAGAAATGGTTGCATTTAAAATAACAACTCTTGTCAATAAAACCGGGAAAATCAACAATAAGGTAAATGTTTCTGGAAACGAATTCGATACTAACATTGAAAACAACTATGACCAATATCAAATCAACGTCCCTAATGCGATCGATTTGGAAGTAGTTAAAAAAGCAAATAAATCAAATCCGAATTTCGGCGATCTGGTTACTTGGAGCATTGTTGTTTTGAATAATGGTCCGGATATTGCCCACGATGTCGAAGTTAGAGACATGCTTGCAAAATCCTTGATTTTTGTCAATGCTACTGGAAACTATGATGTCAAAACCGGAACCTGGTTAATCAAGTCATTGGGAGTTGGAAAATCCGTCAAGATGACTCTTGTTTGCAGGGTAAACAAAACAGGGGTGATAAAGAATAGCGCCAATGTTTCCGCAAATGAGTACGATTGGAATCTTTCTAACAATTTTGATGAAAAAGCTATTAATGTTGCTCCTGCCAGTGATTTGAGAGTCACTAAGTTGGTTAATGATTCCAATCCGAATTTCGGCGATCTGGTTACTTGGAGTGTTGTTGTCTTGAATAATGGTCCTGATGTTGCCCACAATATTAAAGTGGCAGATATCCTTCCTGAATCATTGGTTTTTGTCAATGCCAGTGGATATTATAATGTTAAAACAAACAGCTGGCTAATCTACTCTTTAGGCGTTGGAAAATCAGCTAAATTAACTCTTCTTTGCAGAGTCAATAAGACAGGAGAGATAAGGAATGCCGTTAATGTTTCCGCTAATGAGTATGATTGGGATTTGTCAAATAACTTTGATGATGAAGTTATTGATGTTGCACCAGCATCTGATTTAGAAGTAGTCAAATCAATTAATAAGTCTAATCCGAATTTCGGCGATTTGGTTACTTGGGGTGTTGTTGTCTTGAATAATGGTCCAGATGTCGCACATGATATCCACGTGCAAGATATGCTTCCGGAATCACTAATATTTGTCAATGCTACTGGACATTATGATGTTAAAACCAGTAGCTGGTTAATCAATTCATTAGGTGTCGGCAAATCAGTTAGGTTGACTCTTGTCTGTAGGATCAATAGGACTGGTGAGATAAGGAATGCCGTTAATGTTTCCGCTAATGAGTATGATTGGGATTTGTCAAATAACTTTGATGACGAGGTTATTGATGTTGCTCCGGCATCTGATTTGAGAGTCACTAAGCTGGTTAATGATTCCAATCCGAATTTCGGTGATTTGGTTACTTGGAGTGTTGTTGTCTTGAATAATGGTCCGGATATTGCACATGATATCCAAGTAATTGACATGCTTCCAAAATCATTAATATTCGTCAATGCCAGCGGGCATTATAATGTTAAAAGCAGTAGTTGGATAATTAAATCTTTAGGTGTCGGCAAATCAGTTAGGTTGACTCTTGTCTGTAGGGTCAATAAAACTGGTGAAATAACAAACATGGTAAATGCAACAGCCAAAGAATTTGATCCTGACATGACAAATAACCATGATAAAAATCAGATTAAGGTTCCAAGAACCGTTGATTTGAATGTCATTAAAAAAGCTAATGTCACAAATCCGAATTACCTTGATTTGGTAAATTGGACAATTGAAGTTTCAAATTTCGGTCCCGATGCAGCTCATGATATCAAAGTCATCGATGAGCTTCCTGATTCATTAACATTTGTTGATGCAAGTTCAAATTATGATAAAGAAACTGGAATTTGGAATATCAAATCATTAGGAGTGAATGAAACAATTAAATTGTATATTGTTTGTAGAGTAAATGCAACCGGTGAAATCATAAACGGTGTCAATGTCACAAGCCGTGAACGCGATTATAATGAATCTGATAATTTTGATGAGAAAACTATTGATGTAGCTCCAGCCTGCGATTTGGCGATAGTCAAAATGGTCAACGATTCCAATCCGAACTACCATGATTTGGTTACCTGGACTATTGAAGTTTCAAATTCAGGTCCCGACATAGCTCATGATATTGAAGTTGTTGAATTGCTTCCTGAATCCTTGATATGGATTAGTGATGATTCACTCGGAAAATATAATCCGAATAATGGGATTTGGAATATTCATTCATTAAACAGAGGTGAATCCGTAAGGCTAAACCTTATTTCATTTGTCAATTGCACAGGCAATATCACAAACATCGTTTCAGTAACCTCAAAGGAATATGATTACAATCCTGAAAATAACAATGATTCAAACATCATCCGAGTCAACAAATCAGGAGATCTGTCTATTGTTAAAAACGTAAATGCCAGTGGAGCTAACTATGATGATTTAATCAGATGGATATTGACTGTTTCAAATAAAGGTCCGGATAAGGTAACTGACATTATTGTTGAGGATGTATTGCCTGAAGGGTTGGTATTGGTCGATTATGATGCATCAAAAGGATTTTATGATGAGGGTTTATGGAACCTATGCTGTCTTGAAAAAGGTGAAATCCAAACCTTGGAGATTATCTGCAGAGTAAATATCACCGGAAATATCACAAACATTGCTAAAATTTCGGGCAAGGAATATGATAGCAATTTGACAAACAATGTGGACAATGAAACTGTGGAAATACCATTTGCAGCCGATATTCAAGTCATTAAACAAGTAGATAACAAATCTCCATTCTTTGGCGATGTTGTCGTTTGGATGATAAAAGTTGAAAATAAGGGTCCAGATACAGCAACAAACATCCAAATTTTCGATGAATTGCCTGAAAGCTTGATTTTTATGGATTATCAATCCACCAATGGAGTTTACAGGAATGGAATTTGGAATATTGATCATTTAAATACAGGAAACTCAGAATATCTAAATATCAGCTGCCGTGTCAATGAATTAGGTGTTATTATAAATGATGCAACTGCAACAGCCAATGAATATGATACCGACATGTCAAACAATCATGATGACGCATTCATTGACGCATTTCCGGTTTCAGATTTGTCCATTCAAAAAATCGCAAATGTGTCAGATGCAAATTATGGTGACTTTGTAAGATGGACATTAATAGTTTCAAATGAAGGATTTAATGATGCAACAGGGGTTTTCGTTGAAGATATATTGCCGAATTCTTTAGAATATGTGGAAGCATATGGTGATGGGGAATATGGCGACGGAGTCTGGTATATTGGAGATGTTGAAGTTGGCGAGTCTAAAAAATTGAATATTGTATCAAAAATCATCAAAACAGGAAGCATTGTCAATTCAGCTATTGTTTACGGCAATCAAAAAGACCCTGACTTGTCCAATAACGAAGCTGAAGAAAGCATTTATATTCCTCCTGCAGCCGATTTATCAATTTCAAAGACTGTCTCTAAATCAGAATATAATGTCGGTGATTTGATTGAATTTTCAATCAGACTTATTAACAACGGACCTGACCGCGCTTTGAATGTTAAAGTTAAAGAGATATTTGACGATTTCCTCCATTTAAAATCATTCAAGGCAAGCAAAGGATCATTTGATAAGATGAGTAGCGAGTGGAATATTGATGAGTTGGAATCAGGCAGCGAAGAAAACTTATTGATAGTATTTGAAGCTATAAAAGAAGGTGAATTTGAAAACATCGCTTCTGTAATAAGCGATACCTTTGACTTTGACAGGAACAACAACGAAGATGGTGCTTTTGTCAAAATAGTTGAAAACATTACCAATGGAACTGATAAAACACTATCAATAGAGGATGATTTATTGAAATCAAGAAATATTGATTCGCCACTTTCAAATCTTCAAAAACACCCAACTTCTAATCCAATATTGTTATTGGTTGGTTCATTATTGATTTCAATGATGTTTGTTGGTGGCAATATTTTTAAAAAAAGATGA
- a CDS encoding TatD family hydrolase encodes MIDTHIHADARSGEDFKAMYLSGIDKAITCSYYPYKIDNELILLNHLNRIREYDTKRAQEHGLDLKVALGIHPTNPIGNPEPIYENLYKWIENKEIVAIGEIGLEDLTETEISIFKKQLDIADETNSKVIIHTPRKNKLEVLKEILDIVPQHLDEKQAVIDHINQDVIHEVIDKDYMLGLTVQPHKLDVAGAIGILDEFGFDGFLLNSDMSNKPSDPLSVPKTVRELTRLDYKKSEIAKVSHKNAENYFEI; translated from the coding sequence ATGATTGATACACACATCCATGCCGATGCAAGAAGTGGTGAAGATTTCAAAGCAATGTACTTATCCGGAATCGATAAAGCAATAACATGCAGTTACTACCCATACAAAATAGATAATGAACTGATTCTATTAAATCATTTAAATAGGATTAGAGAATACGACACAAAAAGAGCACAGGAACACGGACTTGACTTGAAAGTAGCACTAGGAATACATCCCACCAATCCAATCGGCAATCCTGAACCGATTTATGAAAATCTATACAAATGGATTGAAAACAAGGAGATTGTGGCTATTGGAGAAATTGGCCTTGAGGATTTGACTGAAACCGAAATCAGCATATTCAAAAAGCAGCTGGACATTGCAGATGAAACCAACTCAAAGGTTATCATCCACACCCCCAGAAAAAACAAGCTGGAAGTGTTGAAAGAAATTTTGGATATTGTTCCTCAGCATCTGGATGAAAAACAGGCTGTTATCGACCATATTAACCAGGACGTCATTCATGAGGTTATCGATAAGGATTACATGTTGGGATTGACCGTACAGCCCCATAAGCTTGATGTTGCAGGTGCCATCGGGATTTTAGATGAATTCGGTTTTGATGGATTCCTTTTAAACAGTGATATGAGCAACAAACCATCCGATCCCCTTTCAGTTCCCAAAACCGTTCGTGAACTGACCAGATTGGATTATAAAAAAAGCGAAATCGCAAAGGTTTCCCATAAGAATGCCGAAAACTATTTTGAAATATAG
- a CDS encoding ZPR1 zinc finger domain-containing protein yields MNEENLAEMIIKCPACGIEGVAKSIMKELDIPHFGKVLETTIQCPSCGFRHSDVITLEQNDPAKYVIEINKNNLSVRVVRSQSATIEIPELGVKVEPGPKSEGYVTNVEGVLTRFEDAVKKALNLFEDAQSQENAKVTLNNIQELKKGNGTATLIMLDPFGQSNIVSENVEVSEIPEEELRELKTGFAHIEDN; encoded by the coding sequence ATGAATGAAGAGAATCTCGCTGAAATGATTATCAAATGTCCCGCATGCGGAATAGAAGGTGTTGCCAAATCAATAATGAAGGAACTTGACATTCCACATTTTGGAAAAGTCTTAGAAACTACAATACAATGTCCATCATGCGGATTCAGACATAGTGACGTAATAACCTTAGAACAGAACGATCCTGCAAAATATGTTATTGAAATCAACAAAAACAACTTATCTGTGAGGGTTGTAAGGTCACAGTCTGCAACCATAGAAATACCTGAACTTGGCGTTAAGGTGGAGCCAGGACCAAAATCCGAAGGTTATGTGACAAACGTAGAAGGCGTCCTTACCCGTTTTGAAGATGCAGTAAAAAAGGCTTTGAACCTATTTGAAGATGCCCAATCACAGGAAAATGCAAAAGTCACTCTTAATAATATTCAGGAGCTTAAAAAAGGAAATGGGACCGCCACTTTGATAATGCTTGATCCTTTCGGACAGAGCAATATCGTGAGCGAAAACGTCGAAGTTTCAGAAATTCCCGAAGAGGAATTGCGTGAACTGAAAACAGGTTTTGCTCATATTGAAGATAATTAA